In bacterium, the following are encoded in one genomic region:
- a CDS encoding Ig-like domain-containing protein: MRRALLVLVVVTAAIAGRYDILICHTDPGATSDAQTYIGGDPYYDSVTFLDCTTTTPSMDTLNDYGVVFTWSNYAYDDPTAFGNNLADYLDYYGGVVSCCFAHDSGSWGIAGRYASDPDYCPLTRGYTYHSSTRLGDYEDYWGIMDGVSSISHINYWQYISTESGAIWIADLENGTDMVAVSEWCFAAAVNLCPGDYHFWDGDGWVLYNNAIKFAIGYDTSPRPWVEGMDPDDGESDVPVGRDIVFHCCSGMFGIEVSTIVFTAEDQSRRSGDRALRAGSSSLSTSCNPRPAGEIPGTLVIDDSDWTDVVCTFTPDEDLPVDLITCTVDGCLADRTGREMRYDFVWSFTTEELNVVQTSWGAVKAEF, translated from the coding sequence ATGCGAAGAGCGTTGTTAGTCTTGGTGGTCGTTACCGCGGCTATCGCGGGGCGGTACGACATCTTGATCTGCCACACCGACCCCGGCGCAACCTCGGACGCCCAAACCTACATCGGCGGCGACCCCTACTACGACAGCGTTACATTCCTGGACTGCACCACGACCACCCCCAGCATGGACACCCTGAACGATTACGGCGTCGTCTTCACGTGGAGCAACTACGCCTACGACGACCCCACGGCCTTCGGGAATAACCTGGCCGACTACTTAGACTACTACGGCGGCGTCGTATCCTGCTGCTTCGCTCACGACTCGGGCAGCTGGGGCATCGCCGGCCGTTACGCCAGCGACCCTGACTACTGCCCCCTGACCCGCGGCTACACCTATCACTCCAGCACCCGCCTGGGCGATTACGAAGATTACTGGGGCATCATGGACGGCGTTTCGAGCATTTCCCACATCAACTACTGGCAGTACATCTCGACGGAGAGCGGCGCTATCTGGATCGCCGACCTGGAAAACGGCACCGACATGGTGGCGGTCAGTGAATGGTGCTTCGCTGCCGCCGTCAACCTGTGCCCCGGTGACTACCACTTTTGGGACGGCGACGGCTGGGTGCTCTACAACAACGCCATCAAATTCGCGATAGGGTACGATACCTCCCCCCGACCTTGGGTGGAGGGCATGGACCCCGATGACGGGGAATCCGACGTGCCGGTGGGCAGGGACATCGTGTTCCACTGTTGCAGCGGGATGTTTGGAATTGAAGTTTCCACGATAGTCTTCACGGCGGAGGACCAGTCGCGGCGATCGGGAGACAGAGCCCTGCGCGCCGGTTCGTCTTCCCTCTCGACGAGCTGTAATCCCCGGCCCGCGGGCGAGATTCCGGGAACGCTCGTGATTGATGACAGCGACTGGACCGATGTCGTCTGCACATTCACCCCCGACGAGGACCTGCCGGTGGACCTCATCACCTGCACCGTGGACGGTTGCCTGGCGGATCGTACCGGTCGTGAGATGAGATACGACTTCGTCTGGAGCTTTACCACCGAGGAGCTCAACGTGGTGCAGACGAGTTGGGGCGCCGTCAAGGCGGAGTTTTAA
- a CDS encoding Ig-like domain-containing protein yields MRKALIILWSLLVLASMGQDPDNIIVKYDTAYGGSYLSSAISDLWPSCSATYYDGSTWSTFISSLTGGDWDMCIVAAINYTSYTTSDYTALTNWYNDFAKLHYFDWYAHGSYNDALETAMGVGNPTSMVFTASHYCWDLGHAFTYGITSWTLDDHGWGLSVYHHRYPWTTAHPVTGWTATETAGQAGILEAENGMGVVTGLYESFIGGGQEQQLWENVLTNYWIPNDPPYVTGMDPDDGDTGVPVDTNIVFHCVDDFFAIDLDTIDFTARDTTLSGGRAVSASAAISANFESARSIAGDLDLDDTDPRDVVCTFTPADPLNGDDAITCTVAAGLANRYDIEMEEDFVWSFTTEELNVVQTSWGAIKAEF; encoded by the coding sequence ATGCGCAAGGCGTTGATAATACTGTGGTCTCTGTTGGTACTGGCTTCGATGGGGCAGGACCCCGACAACATAATCGTCAAGTACGACACTGCGTACGGCGGCAGCTACCTCTCCAGCGCGATAAGCGACCTGTGGCCGAGTTGCTCCGCCACGTACTACGATGGCAGCACCTGGTCCACCTTCATATCCAGCCTGACAGGCGGCGACTGGGATATGTGCATCGTCGCCGCAATTAACTACACCAGCTACACCACCAGCGACTACACCGCCCTGACGAACTGGTACAACGACTTCGCAAAGCTGCACTACTTCGACTGGTACGCGCACGGCAGCTACAACGACGCCCTCGAGACGGCCATGGGGGTCGGCAACCCGACCTCGATGGTCTTCACCGCGTCCCACTACTGCTGGGATCTGGGCCACGCCTTCACCTATGGCATCACCTCGTGGACACTGGACGACCACGGCTGGGGCTTAAGCGTCTATCACCACCGCTACCCGTGGACCACCGCTCACCCGGTGACCGGTTGGACCGCGACCGAGACCGCCGGCCAGGCTGGTATTCTGGAGGCGGAGAACGGCATGGGTGTCGTCACCGGCCTGTATGAGAGCTTCATCGGCGGCGGCCAGGAGCAGCAACTGTGGGAGAACGTGCTCACGAACTACTGGATACCGAATGATCCGCCTTACGTGACCGGCATGGACCCCGACGACGGGGACACCGGCGTGCCGGTGGACACCAACATCGTCTTTCACTGCGTGGATGACTTCTTCGCCATTGACCTGGATACGATTGACTTCACCGCCCGCGACACCACCCTCTCCGGTGGCCGTGCGGTGAGCGCCAGCGCCGCCATCAGCGCCAACTTCGAGTCCGCCCGCTCGATCGCCGGCGACCTGGACCTGGACGACACCGACCCCAGGGATGTCGTCTGCACCTTCACCCCCGCCGATCCGCTGAACGGCGACGACGCCATCACCTGCACCGTCGCCGCCGGCCTGGCCAACCGCTACGATATCGAGATGGAGGAGGACTTCGTCTGGAGCTTTACCACCGAGGAGCTCAACGTGGTGCAGACGAGTTGGGGGGCCATCAAGGCGGAGTTTTAA
- the kbl gene encoding glycine C-acetyltransferase, which yields MAYSKVSRAGFAEEIEAIKSKGLYKEKRFICSPQDAEITVEYPEGAAQEKVLNFCANNYLGLSSHPEVIAAAHKGLDTRGYGMSSVRFICGTQDIHRELQDKLTEFLGTEDTLLFPSCMDANAGVFEAVLGPEDVIIADRLIHASLVDGIRLCSAEYDTFKHMNTKHLAQKLEQHQGKRNRLIVTDGVFSMDGDMCPLGEMVALAEEYDAMILVDDSHASGFIGKTGRGVHEHFGVMGKIDIITTTLGKALGGASGGCVSGRRELVELCRQKARPYLFSNSLSPVITAASLKVLEIIMKSTERRDKLEANTKYFREGITAAGLSVRPGETPIVPVMLYNAKLANDMARDMYAEGIYVIGFFFPVVPNGQARIRVQLSAAHEKAHIDKCVEAFRKVGDKYGILGLDKDGIIAKYGM from the coding sequence CACCGTGGAGTACCCCGAGGGCGCGGCTCAGGAGAAGGTTTTAAATTTCTGCGCCAACAACTACCTCGGCCTCTCGAGCCACCCCGAGGTCATCGCCGCCGCCCACAAAGGCCTGGACACCCGCGGCTACGGCATGAGCTCGGTCCGCTTCATCTGCGGCACCCAGGACATCCACCGCGAGCTGCAGGATAAACTGACCGAGTTCCTGGGCACCGAGGACACGCTTCTGTTCCCGTCGTGCATGGACGCCAACGCCGGGGTCTTCGAGGCCGTCCTGGGCCCCGAGGACGTCATCATCGCCGACCGGCTCATCCACGCCAGCCTGGTGGACGGCATCCGGCTCTGCTCCGCCGAGTACGACACCTTCAAGCACATGAACACCAAGCACCTGGCGCAGAAGCTGGAGCAGCACCAGGGCAAGCGCAACCGGCTCATCGTCACCGACGGCGTTTTTTCCATGGACGGCGATATGTGCCCCCTGGGCGAGATGGTGGCCCTGGCCGAGGAGTACGACGCCATGATTCTGGTGGACGACTCCCACGCCTCGGGGTTCATCGGCAAGACCGGCCGCGGGGTCCACGAGCACTTCGGCGTGATGGGCAAGATTGACATCATCACGACGACGCTGGGCAAGGCGCTGGGCGGTGCGTCGGGCGGGTGCGTGTCGGGCCGCAGGGAGCTGGTGGAGCTCTGCCGCCAGAAGGCCCGGCCCTACCTCTTCTCGAACTCGCTCTCGCCGGTCATCACCGCCGCCTCGCTCAAGGTCCTGGAGATAATCATGAAGAGCACGGAGCGCCGGGACAAGCTGGAGGCCAATACAAAGTACTTCCGGGAGGGGATAACCGCCGCCGGGCTCAGCGTCCGCCCCGGCGAGACCCCCATCGTCCCGGTCATGCTCTACAACGCAAAGCTGGCCAACGACATGGCCCGCGACATGTACGCCGAGGGCATCTACGTCATCGGCTTCTTTTTCCCCGTGGTGCCCAACGGCCAGGCGCGCATCCGCGTCCAGCTCTCCGCCGCCCACGAGAAGGCGCACATTGACAAGTGCGTGGAGGCCTTCCGCAAGGTGGGCGATAAGTACGGCATCCTCGGCCTGGACAAGGACGGGATAATCGCCAAGTACGGCATGTAG